In a genomic window of uncultured Flavobacterium sp.:
- a CDS encoding TonB-dependent receptor, which translates to MKIKFTLFAAFLFCQISFGQEKQKDSIKSNELSEVTVTTATRTERVLSSLPLPMTVITSEAIIKSGVTRLNEILNEQTGIILIPDESGFEGVQIQGLDAAYTMILIDGVPLVGRSSGVLDLSRISVGNIERIEIVKGASSALYGSEAMGGVINVITKRPKKDMFSGNLSYRYGTFNTNDANANLLWKKKKFAANLFANYYSTDGFNLYKDSWLQNVEKYHNTTIQPKIYYDFSENLKLTVSNRFFYQKMDNKAIIETERYAGDAKENEWNSQIKLEHRWNSRLYWEYELYATNYKNDAFLNDPNNVLFEKSYYNQWLVRPEIRTTWSINRDKLTAGAGLNYETLDRTYFANNVQFNSQYIYLQYDYNPTDKLNILAGFRYDNHSKYASQLSPKLAVNYKFNANFSLKGSVGYGYKAPDFRQLYFDFTNPSVGYTVLGYNVAEARLDELDSQGIIGSRVAGVNFDQPLKPESSINFNFGGYYRKNKLKVELNAFYNSISDLIDTGVVATKKSGQNVFSYFNYSKVFTYGLEFNSSYDFTKDFSVSLGYQFLTAKDKSVVDNFDDHKYIRNSSLQTIEISKSDYFGLYNRSKHTANLKFAYTIPSIKTDVNLRVLYRSKYGLFDTNGNGILDKYDNFIGDYFIANLSASKFIMDKFMLQAGANNLFNYTDPSQIPSLAGRQFYARIQYNF; encoded by the coding sequence ATGAAAATAAAATTTACCCTTTTTGCTGCTTTTCTTTTTTGCCAAATATCTTTTGGGCAAGAAAAACAAAAAGATAGTATTAAATCGAATGAATTATCAGAAGTAACGGTTACAACGGCAACAAGGACAGAAAGAGTGCTTTCTTCATTGCCATTGCCAATGACCGTTATAACATCTGAAGCAATTATAAAATCGGGTGTTACAAGATTAAATGAAATTCTAAATGAGCAAACAGGGATTATTTTAATTCCTGATGAAAGTGGTTTTGAAGGTGTTCAGATTCAAGGTCTTGATGCCGCATATACAATGATTCTTATCGATGGAGTTCCGCTTGTTGGAAGAAGTTCCGGAGTTTTGGATTTATCAAGAATTTCTGTTGGAAATATTGAGAGAATTGAAATTGTAAAAGGAGCATCTTCTGCTTTATATGGTTCAGAAGCAATGGGCGGAGTGATTAATGTAATTACAAAAAGACCTAAAAAAGATATGTTTTCTGGTAATCTGTCTTATCGATATGGCACATTTAATACCAATGATGCGAATGCTAATTTACTTTGGAAGAAGAAAAAATTTGCAGCCAACTTATTTGCCAATTATTATTCAACTGATGGATTTAACTTGTATAAAGATTCATGGTTACAGAATGTTGAAAAATATCATAACACTACAATTCAGCCAAAAATATATTACGATTTTTCTGAAAATCTTAAATTAACTGTAAGCAACCGTTTTTTTTATCAAAAGATGGATAACAAAGCTATAATTGAAACTGAAAGATACGCTGGCGATGCAAAGGAAAATGAGTGGAATTCGCAAATTAAATTAGAACACAGATGGAATTCCAGATTATACTGGGAATATGAATTGTATGCGACCAATTATAAGAATGATGCTTTTTTGAATGATCCCAATAATGTGCTTTTTGAGAAATCATATTATAATCAGTGGCTTGTTCGACCAGAAATAAGAACCACCTGGTCTATAAATAGGGATAAATTAACAGCAGGAGCAGGATTAAATTATGAAACCTTAGATCGTACCTATTTTGCTAATAATGTCCAGTTTAATTCACAATATATTTACCTGCAGTATGATTATAATCCAACAGATAAATTAAATATTCTTGCAGGATTCAGATATGATAACCATAGCAAATATGCATCGCAATTGAGTCCTAAGCTAGCGGTAAATTATAAATTCAATGCCAATTTTTCTTTAAAAGGTTCAGTAGGATATGGATATAAAGCACCAGATTTCCGTCAGTTATATTTTGATTTTACAAATCCATCAGTAGGATATACTGTTTTAGGATATAATGTAGCTGAAGCTCGTCTTGATGAACTTGATAGTCAGGGAATTATTGGTAGTAGAGTAGCAGGGGTAAATTTTGATCAACCGTTGAAACCGGAAAGTTCGATCAATTTTAATTTTGGAGGATATTATAGAAAGAATAAACTTAAAGTAGAATTAAATGCTTTCTACAATTCGATTAGTGATTTAATTGATACAGGCGTTGTTGCTACAAAAAAAAGTGGTCAAAACGTTTTTAGCTACTTCAATTACAGCAAAGTTTTTACTTATGGTTTAGAGTTTAATTCAAGTTATGATTTTACTAAAGACTTTTCAGTTTCGCTTGGATACCAATTTTTAACAGCCAAAGACAAATCGGTTGTTGATAATTTTGATGACCATAAATACATCCGCAATTCGAGTTTACAAACTATTGAAATTAGTAAATCTGACTATTTTGGACTGTATAACAGATCGAAACATACAGCCAATCTTAAATTTGCTTATACTATTCCGTCAATAAAAACCGATGTTAATTTACGTGTTCTTTATAGAAGTAAATATGGACTATTTGATACCAACGGAAATGGGATTCTGGACAAATACGACAATTTTATAGGGGATTATTTTATAGCAAACTTATCAGCCTCAAAATTTATTATGGATAAATTCATGCTTCAGGCAGGGGCTAATAATTTATTTAACTACACAGATCCTAGCCAAATCCCGAGTCTGGCAGGAAGACAGTTTTATGCAAGAATTCAATACAATTTCTAA